Proteins encoded by one window of Papio anubis isolate 15944 chromosome 7, Panubis1.0, whole genome shotgun sequence:
- the LOC116268596 gene encoding zinc finger protein 280D isoform X10 produces MGDNPFQPKSNSKMAELFMECEEEELEPWQKKVKEVEDDDDDEPIFVGEISSSKPAISNILNRVNPSSYSRGLKNGALSRGITAAFKPTSQHYTNPTSNPVPASPINFHPESRSSDSSVIVQPFSKPVSVSKTIQPAQGSLGCYLSISTIPS; encoded by the exons ATGGGCGACAACCCTTTTCAACCAAAAA GTAATTCAAAAATGGCAGAACTGTTTATGGAATGTGAAGAAGAGGAGCTGGAACCATggcagaagaaagtaaaagaagttgaggatgacgatgatgatgagcCAATCTTTGTTGGAGAGATATCAAGTTCAAAACCAGCAATTTCAA ATATTTTGAACAGAGTTAACCCCAGCTCATATTCAAGGGGACTAAAGAATGGTGCACTCAGTCGAG GTATTACTGCTGCATTCAAGCCTACAAGTCAACACTACACGAATCCAACATCAAATCCAGTGCCTGCCTCACCAATAAATTTTCATCCTGAGTCTAGATCTTCAGATAGTTCTGTTATTGTTCAGCCTTTTTCTAAACCTGTAAGTGTTTCTAAAACTATACAGCCAGCTCAGGGATCCCTTGGATGTTATTTATCAATATCAACAATACCCAGTTAA